Below is a genomic region from Spongiibacter nanhainus.
CCATATGATTCTTAACTTTATCGCCGAGCGGGTATTGGAGTTACCCAAATCCTACTAAAACTTATATCCGCGGTGGAGTTTGCCGGGATACAGACACCCGGGTAAAAATTGCATCAGGCAGTTGCTAATCAACACCGATGTCTATTAATATACTCTAAGGTATTACACTTTTCTGCGTCTGGTCTTATTTAACTATAGCTGGATGCCGAAGAGCACTGCGACAAGTCAACAATAATGATTCAGAGGCCGGCAGTCGTCTCACCATAGATAGGGTAGACGAGTGGCGCCCCTGCCGAGTAAGGCTTATGAAAGACGCGGTAAAGTTTGACACCACCGATGACGGCATCGCCATCATCACCATAGACCGCCCGGAAACCCGCAATGCGCTCTCCGCCGAAGTGCGGGCGGGTTTGTTTGCCGCCTGGGAACGCTTCGAAAACGACGATGCCCTGAGGGTCGCGATTCTTACTGGCGCGGGTGAGAAAGCGTTCTGCGCTGGCGGCGACCTCAAAGAGATGGTCGATAAAGGCTTGAAGGTCCCTCCCCGGGACATGTTTCCCGTTCCCTACGACAACATCGAGCTCTCCAAACCCACCATCGCGGCGGTGAACGGCGTCGCCTTTGCCGGTGGCTGGATGATCGCCCAAGCCTGCGACCTGTGCGTGGCCTCAGTGGAAGCGCGCTTTGCCGTCACCGAGGTCAAAGTCGGTCGGTCGTCGCCCTGGGCGTCGCCGCTGATCCATATGATTCCGCAGCGCATCATGATGGAAATTCTGTTGACCGGTAAGCCCATCAGCGCCCAACGGGCCTATGAAATCGGGCTGGTCAACCGCCTAACACAACCGGAGGAACTTATTGACACCGCCCTGCAGCTGGCCAGAGACATCCTCGACGGTGCTCCGCTGTCGGTGAAAGCGGCGCGGGAGACCGTGATGCTGTCCACAGAGATGGGCCGCTCGGCGGCACTACAAGCTGCCCGACATTCCTCGGAACACTGTTACAACAGCCACGACGCCCAGGAAGGGCCGCGGGCATTCGCAGAAAAACGCAAGCCAGATTGGCAATCAAAGTAATAACAACTGAAGGGATTAGAAATCTCTCAAATTAACAATAAAGGGATAAAGGTATAACAGTATGCGCTATGGAAACGGTCCACTTAAACTAGGCACACTCGCTCTTGGGGTGTTATTGGCATCAAATCTGACAGCGGCACAGCAGACCCAAACTGAGGGCAGCGAACCGCGCCGCGCCACGGTACTCGAGGAAGTGACCGTGACCGCCCAGCGGAAGCAGGAAAACGCTCAAGACGTCGCCATCTCAATGACGGTGTTTTCCCAAGAGCAAATCGCTAACGCCAACATGGCAAACTCCAACGACATCGCTACCTACACCCCGTCGATGACCACCAACACCCGCTTCGGGCCGGAGAATGCCACCTTTTCTATTCGCGGTTTTACTCGCTCACTGCGCACCACGGCCTCGGTTGGCGTCTATCTGGCAGAAGTAATCGCTCCCCGTGGACAAACCTCACAGACCTCTGGTGATGGCGCCGGTCCCGGCACGCTGTTCGACCTGGCCAATGTACAGGTACTCAAAGGCCCCCAAGGCACACTGTTCGGCCGCAACACCACCGGTGGTTCAATCCTGCTAACGCCGCAGCAGCCCACCCAGGAATTTGAGGGCTATCTGGAGGCCTCGGCGGGCAACTATTCCTCCCAGCGATTGCAAGGTGTCATCAATCTGCCGATTACCGACAATCTGGCAATACGTGCCGGGATCGATGCCAATGAACGCAACGGCCATTTGAACAATATCGCCAAAGTCGGTGGCGATGAGCTGGGTAACGTTAACTATGTTGCGGGCCGCTTTAGCGTACTGTGGGACATTACCGACAACGTCTCCAACTACACGCTGATCACCGCTTCGGATTCCGACACCAACGGCTACACCTCCCGTTTGTTTGCCTGTAATAACCAACCCTCGGAGTTTTTTACCGTCGCCATTGGCCTATTTACCAACGCCGGTTGTAACCAGCAGCTGGAGAACCAAGCCGCCAATGGTCAGGACGGGTACTACGATATTGTCAGTACTGTCCCCGACGCCATTTCGGTTATCGAAGAGAAACGATTTATCAATACCACCACCTGGCAAGTCAACGAAAACCTGACCTTCAAGAATATTTTTGCCTACGCTCATCTGCTCACCGAAAACGGGTCCGATGTATTCGGCACAGACTTTCCCGAAATCACCTACAATTTGCTGGGCCCGGTCGTCGACCTGCTGCCCCTGGATCTGATCACCGATGCCATTGCCGACCCCGACCGTGAGTTTGGTGTTGGCCTGTCGATCGCCCACCCCGACTACCCTGTCACCGACCAGTCCACCTGGGTTGAAGAGATACAACTGCAAGGCGTGAGCTTTGACAGTCGCCTGGAGTGGCAGGCCGGTCTCTACTACGAAGAAAGTCTGCCGGAGGGCCCGTCAGGTAACATTTCGGCGGGAACGATTTCCTGTGATTTTGAAACCTTGACCGGTGATCCATCCCAGTACAATTGCTTTGACATCAGTGCGGGCCAGCTGGGTAGCGTGCTACTGAATGACTTCCGCACCGAGTACAAAAACCAAGCCATTTACGCCCAAGGCTCCTACGATTTTTCCGAGAGTATTACCCTGACTGCGGGTCTGCGCTATACCCGCGACGAAACCCAGGCTCGCGGTAAAAAAATTCGTTATGCCTACGTCGGCACAATCCAACAGGCACCTACTGTTCAAATCTCCAAGCCCCGCCAGGTCAGTGAGGCCCCAACGGGTGTACTAGAGGTGCAGTACCGCCCTATTCCCGACGCCGTCATGCTCTACGCCAAGTACTCACGCGGCTACCGCCAAGGCAGTGTTAACCCCGCGGCGGACCCCGGCGTGGATGTGTTTGACCAGGAAGAGGTGGACACCTACGAAGTCGGCGCAAAAACCCAGTTTGGCGGCCCCATTCCCGGACGCTTTAACATCGCCGTATTCGATAATGACTTTACTGATATGCAGTTACAGACCGGCTATATCTCCTCTGGCGCTGCTCAGACGGTTGCTATCTTCAACGCCGGTAGCTCAAAAATCACTGGTGTGGAGGCAGATCTTAGCTTGCAGCTGACCAGCAGTTTGCTAGCGAACATCTCCTACTCCTACCTCGATACCGAGCTATTGGAGCAAGACGAAAACTCGCAAAAGATCCAGGACGCCGCAGGCGGTATCGCCGGCTTTAGCGCCACCCCCATCGCCGATGTTGGGGATGAGCTACCCTTTGCGCCAGATCAATCGGTTGTTGCCTCTCTGCTCTATCAGATTCCAGTTCCGGCAAAGTACGGCTTGGTGGATTTCTCAAC
It encodes:
- a CDS encoding enoyl-CoA hydratase/isomerase family protein, with product MKDAVKFDTTDDGIAIITIDRPETRNALSAEVRAGLFAAWERFENDDALRVAILTGAGEKAFCAGGDLKEMVDKGLKVPPRDMFPVPYDNIELSKPTIAAVNGVAFAGGWMIAQACDLCVASVEARFAVTEVKVGRSSPWASPLIHMIPQRIMMEILLTGKPISAQRAYEIGLVNRLTQPEELIDTALQLARDILDGAPLSVKAARETVMLSTEMGRSAALQAARHSSEHCYNSHDAQEGPRAFAEKRKPDWQSK
- a CDS encoding TonB-dependent receptor; amino-acid sequence: MASNLTAAQQTQTEGSEPRRATVLEEVTVTAQRKQENAQDVAISMTVFSQEQIANANMANSNDIATYTPSMTTNTRFGPENATFSIRGFTRSLRTTASVGVYLAEVIAPRGQTSQTSGDGAGPGTLFDLANVQVLKGPQGTLFGRNTTGGSILLTPQQPTQEFEGYLEASAGNYSSQRLQGVINLPITDNLAIRAGIDANERNGHLNNIAKVGGDELGNVNYVAGRFSVLWDITDNVSNYTLITASDSDTNGYTSRLFACNNQPSEFFTVAIGLFTNAGCNQQLENQAANGQDGYYDIVSTVPDAISVIEEKRFINTTTWQVNENLTFKNIFAYAHLLTENGSDVFGTDFPEITYNLLGPVVDLLPLDLITDAIADPDREFGVGLSIAHPDYPVTDQSTWVEEIQLQGVSFDSRLEWQAGLYYEESLPEGPSGNISAGTISCDFETLTGDPSQYNCFDISAGQLGSVLLNDFRTEYKNQAIYAQGSYDFSESITLTAGLRYTRDETQARGKKIRYAYVGTIQQAPTVQISKPRQVSEAPTGVLEVQYRPIPDAVMLYAKYSRGYRQGSVNPAADPGVDVFDQEEVDTYEVGAKTQFGGPIPGRFNIAVFDNDFTDMQLQTGYISSGAAQTVAIFNAGSSKITGVEADLSLQLTSSLLANISYSYLDTELLEQDENSQKIQDAAGGIAGFSATPIADVGDELPFAPDQSVVASLLYQIPVPAKYGLVDFSTTYVYTGQQRAGASSGSPFSMLDAFELWNFNLSWAGVMGTNLDFSAFLTNAFDEEYETYVSATFNVLGFDSRMSGMPKMYGARLRWNF